The following proteins are encoded in a genomic region of Brachypodium distachyon strain Bd21 chromosome 1, Brachypodium_distachyon_v3.0, whole genome shotgun sequence:
- the LOC100841156 gene encoding E3 ubiquitin-protein ligase EL5: MSVTWTSVAAAATMLAVAVTVFTIFVACFYFCSKRYRRAVPSIGGGPEAVGRGRPIFVFGRGRGLDEAAIAALPQREVAEGDPPADCAVCIAELAPGETARLLPLCGHAFHVLCVDMWLRSHSTCPLCRRAVVDEKVVVVVQQPEADPESPNFPTNVLFFGSSAQSQAAATTSGATDPRAPPQPAQGPIAGVAAVVEAARAAAFRRLLGRRQTVTPPIPPPQADRDMEIGRLDGGEGCSHCHVPTKPQPGS, translated from the coding sequence ATGTCGGTGACGTGGAcgtccgtggcggcggcggcgaccatgCTGGCGGTGGCGGTCACCGTCTTCACCATCTTCGTCGCCTGTTTCTACTTCTGCTCCAAGCGCTACCGCCGCGCCGTGCCTAGCATCGGCGGCGGACCGGAGGCCGTGGGCCGAGGGCGGCCCATATTCGTCTTCGGCCGCGGGAGGGGGCTGGACGAGGCGGCCATCGCGGCGCTGCCGCAGAGGGAGGTCGCGGAGGGGGATCCGCCCGCGGACTGCGCCGTCTGCATCGCGGAGCTCGCCCCCGGGGAGACAGCGCGCCTCCTGCCGCTGTGCGGTCACGCGTTCCACGTGCTGTGCGTCGACATGTGGCTCCGGTCGCACTCCACCTGCCCGCTCTGCCGCCGCGCGGTCGTCGACGAGAAGGTGGTGGTCGTCGTGCAGCAGCCGGAGGCAGATCCGGAGTCGCCCAACTTCCCCACCAACGTGCTCTTCTTCGGCTCCTCCGCGCAGTCCCAGGCCGCCGCCACAACCAGCGGCGCAACGGATCCGCGGGCGCCGCCACAGCCGGCTCAGGGaccgatcgccggcgtggcggccGTCGTGGAGGCGGCGAGAGCAGCGGCCTTCCGGCGGTTACTCGGCCGCAGGCAGACCGTGACGCCCCCGATACCACCGCCGCAGGCAGACCGCGACATGGAGATTGGACGACTCGACGGCGGGGAGGGCTGCTCGCATTGCCATGTGCCAACGAAGCCACAGCCAGGTTCTTAA